The Flavobacterium sp. 140616W15 sequence TGTGGTGGATTGATGATTGGTGTACTTAACATACTTCCGAAAACTCCTCCGTTTGTAATTGTAAATGTACCACCTGTCATATCATCAACTGTAATCTGTCCGTCACGCGCTTTAATAGCCAATCTTTTGATTTCTGCTTCTACACCACGGAAAGTCAAATTCTCTGCGTTACGAACTACAGGAACCATTAATCCTTTTGGTCCAGATACTGCGATTGAGATATCACAGAAATCATAAGCTACTTTATAGTCACCATCCATCATAGAGTTTACGTCTGGATATAATGCTAAAGCTCTTGTTACAGCTTTTGTAAAGAATGACATGAATCCTAAACCTACACCTCCGTGTTTAGCTTTGAAAGCGTCTTTGTATTCGTTACGCAAGTTGTTTATTGGTGTCATGTTAACTTCATTGAATGTAGTTAACATAGCTGTTTCGTTTTTAGCTGCTACTAATCTTTCTGCTACTTTACGACGTAACATAGAAAGTTTTGTACGCTCTGAACCACGGTTTCCTCCTGTTGGAGTTCCCATAGAAGGTACTGCATTTAAAGCATCTTCTTTAGTGATTCTTCCATCTTTACCTGTTCCTGAAACAGTTGAAGCTGTTATATTTTTTTCGTCTAAAATTTTTCTTGCTGCTGGCGATGGCGTCCCAGATGCATATGTTGCAGCTGGTGCTGGAGCCGCTTTTGGAGCTTCTGCCTTAACTTCAGCTTTAGGCGCTTCTGCCTTTGGAGCTTCTGCTGCTGGAGCAGATCCAGATGGTTTTGCTGCACTAGTATCGATTAAGCATACTACTGCTCCTACTGCTACTGCATCTCCTTCTTCAGCTTTTAATGTGATTGTCCCACTAGCTTCAGCCGGTAATTCAAGAGTTGCTTTATCAGAATCAACCTCAGCAATAGCCTGGTCTTTTTCTACATAATCTCCGTCTTTTACTAACCAAGTTGCAATTTCAACTTCTTTTATTGATTCCCCTGGTGATGGGACTTTCATTTCTAAAATCATGTCTTATTATTTTAAATTATGAATTTATATTTTTAAATTGTTTTGAAAACAACTTTCGTTAATTGATTTTTATTCTTTTAGCCCTGATGACAGTAGGTCACGATAGCTCCTTATTATCTGAACAGATTTTTATCAAAAACCATTCTGATAGCATCTGCATGACGGCGTTTTGCACGTGTATAACTTCCTGATGCTGGCGCAGCGTATGCTTTTAATGATGCTAATCTCCATTTTACAAGGTCAAAGTTCATTAACATAAAACTATAAGCTCCCATGTTTTTAGGCTCTTCTTGTGCCCAAACATAATCATCTGCATTAGGGTACTGTGCAATAATTGCTTTTAATTGCTCAACTGGGAATGGGAATAATTGCTCGATACGAACAACAGCAACATCATTACGTCCATTATTTTCTCTTTCAGCAACTATATCATAGTAGAATTTACCTGTAACAAAAACTAATGTTTTCACGTCTTTTTTGTTAACCGTATTATCATCTATTGTTTCTTGAAAACTTCCAGTTGCTAATTCCTCTACTGTAGATACACATCTTGGATCACGCAATAAACTTTTTGGAGAGAAAACTACCAAAGGTTTACGGAATGTTGTTTTCATTTGTCTTCTCAATAAGTGGAAGAAGTTAGCTGGCGTTGTACAATCGGCAACATACATGTTTTGTCTTGCACAAAGTTGTAGGTAACGCTCCATTCTTGCTGAAGAGTGCTCT is a genomic window containing:
- the odhB gene encoding 2-oxoglutarate dehydrogenase complex dihydrolipoyllysine-residue succinyltransferase yields the protein MILEMKVPSPGESIKEVEIATWLVKDGDYVEKDQAIAEVDSDKATLELPAEASGTITLKAEEGDAVAVGAVVCLIDTSAAKPSGSAPAAEAPKAEAPKAEVKAEAPKAAPAPAATYASGTPSPAARKILDEKNITASTVSGTGKDGRITKEDALNAVPSMGTPTGGNRGSERTKLSMLRRKVAERLVAAKNETAMLTTFNEVNMTPINNLRNEYKDAFKAKHGGVGLGFMSFFTKAVTRALALYPDVNSMMDGDYKVAYDFCDISIAVSGPKGLMVPVVRNAENLTFRGVEAEIKRLAIKARDGQITVDDMTGGTFTITNGGVFGSMLSTPIINPPQSGILGMHNIIERPIAVNGKVEIHPMMYVALSYDHRIIDGRESVGFLVAIKEALENPVELLMDNNPKKALEL